TTCAAACAAAGGACTTGACAAAGTGCCGCCGGTTTTTTAGTCGCGGCTGCATGGTGCTGGAGCTGTGCTGTGTCACAGGGAGGCGCTTGGCCTATTCATTCGCGCGGTGCTGGCAGTTGGATCCTGCGCAAGTGGAGGGCGCAGCTGTGCTGGTGATGTATAAATGCAGCCGTCTGTGCGCAGCAGTCATCTGCATACGAGgtacagccccgcccccctgtgaAACTGCTGCTGTGTAGCGGCTGTGTTTCCTGAAGTCAGCCTGTGTGTCAGACCTGATTCGGAATataagtgataataataatatgcagaaaaattattattggttgCATTTTTATGGCACTTTTCTTCACACGATCTTGAACTGCTTCAGTAGAGCGGGGAAACCATCAGCTATGAACCATCAGCTATCTGTAGTACCCACCTGGGTgctgcacagcagccattttgcgccgtAGCACTTAGCACACATTAGCTTAGGTGGCGAGGGAGGAAATAATTGAGACGGGCAAACTAGGGAACGATTCTGCGGGTAGGTTGCGAAAGCTAGTTTGGGAATTGTGCCAGGACACAGGGGAACTCCCTTTTCCCTTTGTGAAGTGCCACGGGACCTGTAATGTCCACAGCAGTCAGGAGCTCAGTTAACTGTCTCAGAAAGTGAGTCACAACTGTTCACAGTGCAATAAGCAGGATGTTATGAAACCTCTCCAAACTTTGGTAATTATGCTATATTTTGTCTATAaaatttagctaaatgtttGAATTGGAACCAACTTTTCAgagtacaatgtaaaaaatattggaaatatacatttaaatgcatgcatttttttactataaatatgtaaatgctaATTCCACCGATATGGTTGTAACATTCCAAGATTATAGAAAACAGCATATACTGCTTCCTGTGATGCAGTTCAGTGTAGAATTTGGTGAACCAGGGAAAAAACATGATTGTATGCTGCCCCCTTCTGGTATCTTTTGACGCCGTTAGATTTTGGAATTGCTGTTGGTGCCATACTTCATAACATTTTGCAGAGAGAAGCTTTTAGGGAAGTCCAGAGATCCTGGTAAATAAGTACTTGCCAGTTTTTGAAAGGTACAGGTATTTTCATCTTTCAAAAAGAACTGGCATTTGTAAAGGGTCATAGCATATATAGCCTACGTGTTGCACGTAGCGTTCCCACCCCCTCCCGGTCTGGGTGGCAGAAAGGCTAGTGTGGCCTGGTAACGGTTCAAAACAAGCTTTTATCTTATCAGAGAGCGTTGTAGCGCAGGCTAGCCTACGCCAGGAAAAATGCCCTGTGATGCCTTTAATCGGTTCTCCCGCTGTGGAACAGGCTtcaagtgtttttgttttgtaggaGTACGCCAGGACAAATCcgattgttttcatttccagaACGGCGTTCTCGCCCCTAGTTACTCTGGCTGTGCAGTTACACTTGTGTCATGTCTAATCGCAGCGTGATTGTCGCATACTGCCCTAGTCTCTGTGACTATGCTGTATGTTTTGCTGCCTTCACCTCACCCGTcagtatgtgtctctgtgtagtCGGCACGCTCGCCCCTGaacgtgcgtgtttgtgtctgttcGCAGGGAGCTGAAGCTGAGGAACTACACCCCCGAGGatgaggagctgaaggagagaCAGGTGCCGAAGGCCAAGCCTGCGTCAGGTGAGAGCGCCTGCCTCCGTGGGGCACGGCTGCCCCTCGTATTCTGTCCAAAGAAAGCTGCCCATAGGACCAGCAGAAAGCTGTGTGAAGAGACGGCAGTTTTCACAAGCCTTACATGAGAGTAGACTGGGATTCGCATAGTTTCAGCCACACGTTGTGTTACTCTGTGTATTGCCTGCATTGTCAGGTTTGCACGGTTGtcagaaaatgttcttttacACTCAAGACTGTGCGTGAGATCGTTTTCTTTGAACTGAAAATTGTCCGCTTGCTCATTGGCATTCTTTTAGATAATACTGTGAATAAAAGCACTCGCACTGCAGGTTTAAATATCAGAATCTAACAGGTTCATTTGGTGCATTGAGTAGATAGTGGAACAGTAAGGTCTCCTCTCCACCTTGAAAGACCTATCGCAGCTGTATCACACCGCAGCACATCTGAGCCATTGCTTTCATGTAAAGTCATGTATTAGTCTGTATTTTCATACGAgtcatattttccatttctgaTAATCTGATGTAGTCAGTGATTGACTGCGTATGGTAACCACACCCATGTGTCCGTGAAGCCTACTTTCCCATCAGTAGTTAAATGTAATTGATTGTAAGCTAATTCTGCATTCTGATGCTGTGATTTCAGTGGAGGAGAAGGTAAAAGACCAGCTGGAAGCTGCCAACCCAGAGCCTATCATTGAGGAAGTGGTAAGTGATGTCATATCCTGTAACTTTGTCAGCAGTGATGAGATTGAAAACAACATATTTGCAAGTCAGCAAGTTGCAGCCAGGGTTTTGTAACCTGTGGCACAGGAATCCCATCTATGTCTTTAGGGAGTGAAATGCAGACACCCTTGTTTAGTTGCAGTTAAACCATACAGTATTATCACAGGGTTATTCATCAACTTGGTTTTCACCTATATATGATTACTAGGATGTTTCTTGTATTTATAAATGGCAACGATCACATGCAATCTGAAGTTGAAGTATTCCTTCGACTAGAGTCATCTCATGAAGATGGCACTGTTTATTGATATGTgtactgttgtgttttttttactctgaaCATGTGACAGGATCTGGCTAACCTTGCACCCAGGAAGCCTGACTGGTAAGAAGCTTTTCAGATGGCTAAAGATTAATTTACTCAGCAGATACATATTTCTCCATCAACTCTGAACAGGGATTTTTACATATTGGTGAATGAGATTTAATGTACTGCAGATCTAGCAAATATAGTTACTAATTCCTAGGTTTTTTTGCCTATGCACTGCAACATGGTGTTGTTTTGTCCTGTACCAGATGAAAATTGCCCTGTACCTACAGTATAAACCAGAACGGCATCAAAAAGACTTGGTGCCTCTCctgttatatttattataatgaatTCTGTATTTCACAGGTCATCTTGGCTCTAATATGTGATCGGAATCATAGACAGTGAAGTAATGTTCTTATCCTCATGTCTGTCTTGTTTTAGGGACCTGAAGAGAGATGTGGCTAAGAAGCTGGAGAAGCTGGAGAAGAGAACTCAAAGGGCGATAGCTGAACTCATCCGTAAGTCCGCACTGTGGGGCAGACCCCTGTTACCCCCGAGTCTGACTTTCACTGGTAGAATTCCACTGACTACAGTTACTTGCATAGCAGACACCCTTATCCAGGGTGAAATGAATGGCTCCAGATTTGTTTGTGcagctgcatatttactgaagccattGAGGTTGAAGTACCTCACTCAGTTATAAAGTTGCTGTGCTTAACCTCACCTGGGAGCCACTGTCAATTCCAGCTTTTTAATTACTCCACTTCCCTACGCCCCACCACCTTCAGCAACTAGGAAGGGAGAAGCTGTCCCCCTGAACTAAATTAGAAGAGTCTGCGGGGTTCAAGCTAATTGCTCTGAGGTTTCCTAAGATGCCAGGGAGATTCGGTGCCACACGGTGACGACACCAATTTGAGTTTTTCGACCTCGAATGGCTGCTAATTAGATCTGTCTACATCTTGCCTAGAGAGGAATAGGATCTGGTCTCAGCAGGTCAGTTTTGATCATCTCTCTGCTAAAGCAGCCCACGGTCACGCTGAGATGGGCTCTAACCGAGACTGGCAGCAGATCATTTATTCTGACTGGCTCTGGCTTTTCATGCACCGGTCGGCCTGTGATGGCTGACTGCTGTGGGGAGAGGGGATATTGTGGAACAGTTTGCGATGACGTCACCCATTTTCCCAAGACGGAACACGGAAGATACAGGCCGTGTCCTGAATGGAAGGGCACTGCTGCCTGCTTCCTTCATACTGTAGGTATAATGCTACACAGGCAGCGGGAACTAGACGATTCTTTAAAGGAATTGCATTTGGGACACACACAGAAGTCAGGTCAGCGTTATAAAGTAGTTCAAGTTCGCCTTACGCAGTAGTAGATGGCTACCCAGCCAGCTGTCTGATATCAACCTAATCTACAAAATGAATTGGCAGGTAGGTTCTCTTCTGTTCCCTTGCCCTGCTGTGCTATGACACATGTGTAACTGGATAGCTGCTGGTCAAATTACCCGCATGAATTATGCACAGATTCCCTCTCATACCAGTTACTCGGCTTTTGCTCCCTGTCACGGCCACTGAAGAACATCAAACACAAGACTGCTCAGCCCTGCCCTGAGAAGGATACATGGTGTATCTTTCAGATTGGATTCAATTAAGACCCCTTATTAGGGCACATGGCGTATGACTTAAAGCAGATGGCTAAAATGCTGCCTCATGCAGATGCATCCTTTCCGCTTGGGGCCCAGCAGAAAGTAGAATGTGTCTGAAATCAAGTACATGGGGCGCATACTGATTTTCATTTCTCCCATTAATGAAAGTGTGCGCCTTGAAACACGATGAACTTGCTGACactcacaaaaatgaaatggtatTTTGACAGCAGAGCTGGAACGTAACATAAATGTTAGCCTGGCTTATTCGTAAAATGTAAATCCTAGTCTGGCTTATAATGTAGGATGTTGACTGTACATTCAGTTAATCAACTGGCCACACACCGTGGCCCTTCTGTGCTGCCTGTGAGGAGGCTGCTGGTGCCAGCTGCCTGTCGGTGTGAGTGGCGAGTGTGTAacggtgtgtgtctgtctgtcaggggAGCGTCTGAAGGGCAGCGAGGAGGAGCTGGCGGGGGCGGTGGGAGCCGTGAACGTGGAGGAGGGAGACTCTGACTGAGACCAGATGGGACCGCAGCAGCGCGCGCACGGACTGGAActcgcaacccccccccccccccgctgagaAACCAGCAAATCTCCCCCACAGCTGCTCACCTGTGGCTGCCTGGATTCGCTTAATGTAGAGAGACTGTGTGCTGGAGAGCCAGCTGAGACCACTGGCTGCCAAATGTAATTCAGTGAGAGGCTATTTGGCGATGCTAATTCGCTGGTTTTTGTTGCCGTATAATCCTCTGTTTAAGTGCGCGGTTGTGCCTGCATGCCAGAAGAGGCCATTTCAGAGCAGCTGCGTGGCCACCTGTCCCTCAGCAGTGCACAGTCGATCCGAAGATCTGAAGCAGTCAAGCAGTCCAGTGTTGTTTGTGTAcgccttttatttttacatccacttttgtaaatatatttttccagtaAAATAGTAGATTTTTTTGAGGTGAAGGTGTACATTATTGTGTCTTTGTAGAAAAATCAATACCTTTGGGATTCATGCTTTCACTGTCCAGACCAGAGGGACACTCAAAATGCGTATCAGGTGCAGCTGGTAAAATAGAAAGAGAAAGTGGCAGAAATCTCACATTTCATGGCTCTCTGTTCATTCTCCTTGATTAGCAATTTCATGAGCCAAATAATCCATACCAACAGGTGGGTAGGGTTGTACTTCGAATCACGTTGAATAATCTTTATAATTATTCGGTTGAGTTCACTATTTATCGTAGACTTTCTTCTACTTGATGTGAAGGAAATTACCCTATACTGTGTGCTGCGGTTGGATAACTTTGGAATTCCAATTGATTGTTCACATAATTGCTGTGCCTGATAACcaagtaaaatttaatttggttGAGAATTGGTCAGCAAAGGTACGATTTCTGCCACCACTTTTTCAAGTTCTCAAGCCGCTACTGGTATTAACAGAACTGTATGAATCTCATTTTGTTGACAGCATGGAACTGAAATTATTCAGCAGGGtacaattgaaaaaatattctttgcACAATACAGATGTACTGACCTTACCATTACCACCTGGGCACATAAACTCAATCTAAGTCACATTCCATCACATCACCTGTGGATTTATTACACCGATAAAGTGCAGTTAAATACAGTACTACTATCAGTACCATGTTACAGTATAGCGGTACTTTGTTCTCTAGACTAAATAAGGGGGCTCTTTGTCATTTCTGGTATAccaatagtgtgtgtgtctaagaaTTTGTTGAAAAATGCACAACAGTAAAAAGGTTGCCTTTCCCCACAGGTTATGGATTACGTGAGAAGGAAGGTTTCCTGTTACTTTAGCCTTTGTGTTGAGAGTACATTTTTGCTGGAATTACACCAAAAATGTTGACCCATCAGCAAAATCAGATTTTAATACAACTGATGTTTAAGGTTGTTTTCCTTTCAAGAAGGTGTATGACACAATCCAAAAGTAAAGTCTGCTACATATGCTGGCTTTATAATTTGCTGggtcagatttttaaaattcaacacCCAGTAGACAGTTGCACATAGTTTAATCCATTGCTCTACCTGACACAACAGTAAAATGATAAAGGTGCTGTTTATACTAGCAAAAATATGTGGTGTGGTAAAAATGCCTGAAAGCGATAAGTTAACTtattggcattaaaaaaaaaaaggtatttccgtttttgtgcatgttttcaattggcctagacagtttttgtgtgtgatatgtgcaatctgccaatcaaaaacacacacgcactgcttGGGATATACAGCTGTTACGTTTTGCAGCGTGATTGcgtgtaaaatattttcacattgtaAATGCACCAATTCCTAATTTTCCTTGATTGGCATAGTCTAAAAACCCACTCTTTTCTGATTTCGGCTAGTGTGAAAAGCCCTTGAAGAGGAACATCATAGTTATCTTCTAAGTTGTTCTAAgttatataaacattttcatctGACAGCTCAGTCAACTGTACTGCAATGGCTAGCTAGGTATTAGTAGAAACTCACCTGTAAAACTACAACAAAGCTATTTTTTGGCATAACATTTACTGCAAGTTGTCACATACATAAAGCACCTACTTATTTCTAtctgaaaagcagaaaatattttcttttcataaaaatgGTGATCCCACCCCTAAATAGCCATTGATGTTTCCATAAAGTGctattatgcatttaaattctcaccaggttttattcatttaggaaatgttttaaatttgtagTAATGAAATGAGGCTCAGGGTAAGCCATGTCTGCTATTTTAAACTTGATTCACCAATTTTTTGTTTCTATAGAAATTAGTCTAATGGAGTTCTACATGAGAAGACACTTATGGAAACAccattttcagggaaaaaaatttCAGCACAACATGAATTGCACAAGGTTGTTATTCTGAGAAATCCTTGTAAAAATTCCAATATTCTTAGCCCACAACCCTCCCCACAAAATACTTTATAGCTTCTAATCACAGTAACAATATAGGCTAATAACTGTAACCAACCGTAACCTATAAATTAGAATTTAATcagtaatatatataaattgtcAGGCTATATTTCGATTATATTGTAAAAGCACATAACATAGCAATTGGCAATGCCTGGACATTTTTGTTGCTGAACTCAAATCCTTGTCCTGCAATAATGTCTGTGGAGCACTACTCTACAACTGTCAGGTCAGAGGAACACCATTCCTGCTTAATAATATGACATGACAGCACCGAGCATGTAGGTTGCACCCAATGAAGAGGTCAGTGAGGCAGAGGTTGTTTTGGCACTGAGGGTGTGCTGTTTCACTACGGGAAGTGCTGTAGGTTTGCATGCAACTTGATTCAGTGAAAAAGCTGTTTCCAAGCACCATAGCAGGCATTCTCCCTCCATTTCTTCTTTATGCCCACCCAAACCCACATATCTATTCACACAACCCAAATGTCTCATTTCAACCATCACAGTTGTAGCCCTTAAGCAGGAAGTCAGGACCTACAGTTCAGCGTCTGGATTTTTCCAGGAGGTTTTTGGTTGGCCGTTGGGTGGATGGTGATGGTGGTTTAAGAGAAGTTTTCACACTGGCCTGCAGTTTCAATCTTCCGTGCAGCCGGTCCCAGCTCTACCTTACACACCCGTTGGGCGAACTTCAGCGAGCACAGAGTCTCACCCACGTTCCTCTCCAGAGAAGAAATCTAAAGGACACAGGGAGAGTCTTTAAGGTGAGAGTAAAACCATAATGCTCTTACTGGCTGCTGGGAGAAGTGATGGCCCTTCAGGATAGTCATTCACATTCTGTTGGTAACAATGTGGTCTAGTGTAATAGTGTGATTGTTGGTCTGATGTAGCACCTAGTCCGTATCTGCACTTAGtccgtatctgtttctggtgttcatgccaacttctggccttacttaattagccctaattTTTATGCAATCTGATATTTTTGCTACGTTGCTTGATAAGCACATGAATGACAACCAAAGTttttgtgtccctatatgaaagGCTGTAGTGTGATCTAATCcatgagtgaaccagtgttggtgtatacagccaattTAGCTCATTTCACCAGgataattggtggaaacaaaaacctgcatacacactggccctccaggacccaAATTACCCACCCCTGACCTAATCCATACAGTCGAGtcagtttttacatttaacattaatcCTGGCAGTTATGTTAAATCCTACTCGATATATAGATGTCCTAATTCACTatgttgtactgtattgtacGATGCATGCATTGAGTAGTAAATTAAAAAGCATCAGATTGTGACATCTTACCTGGACCACCATGGCTGTCTTGTTGCCTTTGCCGAGAGAGTCCTGCAGCAGGTAGGTGAGCCTGGAGTTTCTGAAAGGGATGTGTGTCTGACGGCCCCTCAGGGCCTGGATCACGTCCCCCAGGGCCAGCAGGGAGCGGTTGATGTTCTGGGCCTCCTTCAGGcgctccccctctgcccccgACTTCCACACCCGCTCTGAGCCAGCCAGGTCCACCAGGTTCAGCTTACCTGCAGTTGGGCAGGTAGGAGTGTTTCGTCTGACTATTCCTGTCATCTACATGATGGTTCTGTACTACTGAGTAATAACACACAGGTTGtattttgctgtgctgtgataTGCTGGTTAATATTCACAGAGGGGCACGGTTAAAGGAGGAACCACAACAAGCAGATGGAATTACAACATCCTGTTACTAAGCAGAACCTCCTAGACATAGCTGCACAGATGGAGGTCATATCTGAATATCTGGTAAATAAATAGTATTGAGAAGTACACACATTGGTTCATTACTCATTAAAACCAGGAAGCTGGTACTGGGAGTCTGTTTGAGCTGAGATTGACTCACCGGTGGTTTTGGCACCACTGGCAAGGTCAGTGCCCAGTACAGTGATGGTGAGCAGGGCATGGGAGCGAGAGCTATGCTGGTTCATCTGGGTGCCAAACGTAATACGATTCCTTCGGGCAATGGCCAGGATCTGCACAAGATAGGTGATGGATTAAATGTTTTGGTAAATATGCCTTTGATCGAAGGTGTTATACGGTGGTGATGAGCAAGTTCTTTTGGCAAATGCTGAGCAACATTTTACAACACTGCTGGTGGGAGTGAAAGCCATTGTTTGTGAGTATGAAGTactgcattaaataaatacatttatattcaagttttcatttaactttttccAATCCAGAGtagataataaaatataaaaacaaatacaaaaaactaaCACAGTgataaaaagcaataaactaTGAGAGAAAAAGTGtccataaaattttattttatttttttacctaaGGGGAGTGTATACAGAGTAAAGAGCTGAAGCCCAAGAATTGATCCCAGGGGAGCTCCTCATGCAATTTCAGCCTTCCTGGATATATGATTGTCTAGGTTCCCATAGAACTGTCTTCCAGTTAAATGATTTAAACCAACTGAGCACAGTGCCAGAAAAGCCAACACAATTTTCATGGCATTAGTATTCCATGGTTAACGGTGTCAAATGCAACATTCAAGTCTAAAATAACAATAGCTAGTATATCAACAACAGCGAGCGtcatgcctgagtgtgtgtttgtgtttgtctgaggAAGCTGGGGGACTGACCTTTTTAATGTGCTGGAAACTCCTGACCTCAATGACCCTGAGGCCAGGGACGTGCAGCTGGCCGGTCCCATCTGGATTTAACTTGATGTCCAGCTTCTCACCATCCTTACTGAGCAGGTCTCTGTGgatcacacacagatacaagatgtgcacacacaatacTCACTGTGTGAGGCACCAGCAACTACTCTACCTGTATTCTCTTTCTGTGCTTGAGGAGGTAGATACCTGAGGACCTCGTTGTAGATTTCCACAGAGCTGACACTGAGGGAGTAGCTCCACATGTCCTTCCTGTCCTCTATCTCACTGAAGAGGTGTTTCAGGGCTCGTTGGTTAATGCCTGGATTCTCCACACTGCCCTGTAAACACAACAGgactgtatgtacatgtgtctATGTCACAGGTGTCTCTGCAACCCTGATCCTGCAAAGAAAGTATTTAGCAAATTTGACGGCATTC
This window of the Anguilla anguilla isolate fAngAng1 chromosome 1, fAngAng1.pri, whole genome shotgun sequence genome carries:
- the ccdc12 gene encoding coiled-coil domain-containing protein 12, with amino-acid sequence MEKTVGALQEHALKRKERLKALRDRQLQGRVPEDGEPESKRALEETESEMKHRELKLRNYTPEDEELKERQVPKAKPASVEEKVKDQLEAANPEPIIEEVDLANLAPRKPDWDLKRDVAKKLEKLEKRTQRAIAELIRERLKGSEEELAGAVGAVNVEEGDSD